From the genome of Halostella limicola, one region includes:
- a CDS encoding PLP-dependent cysteine synthase family protein codes for MTVRDPSADGEGTHIFDCIGDTPLVELENASAGVDATIYAKLEFVNPSGSVKDRIYREMITAAEERGDLDGDTEILECSTGNAGIACTFVGTRLGYDVTIVMPEGMSEERKKCIRAYGGTLVETPGGESDVDLAMDRVDELREENPGRYWFPNQFSNADNPAAHEKTTGPEILDQLGGAPDAFVAGQGTGGTVTGVGRALVDEDPDTAIYALEPAEAPLLSCKQWGTHEIEGIGDGFVPENLDPTLMDGVVSLESQAAIDRARSLAESEGIFCGISSGANVEGCRRLAEEREDVDEIVTIICDTGHRYFTTKLFEPDHEIDVPDRDHPLDDYSKEVLAEHQDDWHIVE; via the coding sequence ATGACCGTGAGAGATCCGAGTGCGGACGGCGAGGGGACCCACATCTTCGACTGCATCGGCGACACGCCGCTGGTCGAACTGGAGAACGCGAGCGCGGGCGTCGACGCGACGATCTACGCGAAACTGGAGTTCGTCAACCCGTCGGGGAGCGTCAAGGACCGCATCTACCGCGAGATGATCACCGCCGCGGAGGAACGGGGCGACCTCGACGGCGACACGGAGATCCTGGAGTGCTCGACGGGCAACGCCGGGATCGCCTGCACGTTCGTCGGGACGAGGCTCGGCTACGACGTGACGATCGTCATGCCGGAGGGGATGAGCGAGGAGCGCAAGAAGTGCATCCGAGCGTACGGCGGGACGCTCGTCGAGACGCCGGGCGGCGAGAGCGACGTCGACCTCGCCATGGACCGCGTCGACGAGCTCCGCGAGGAGAACCCCGGCCGCTACTGGTTCCCCAACCAGTTCAGCAACGCGGACAACCCGGCGGCTCACGAGAAGACGACCGGCCCGGAGATCCTCGACCAGCTCGGGGGAGCGCCGGACGCGTTCGTCGCCGGGCAGGGGACCGGTGGGACAGTCACCGGCGTCGGCCGCGCGCTCGTCGACGAGGACCCCGACACCGCGATATACGCGCTCGAACCCGCCGAGGCGCCGCTGCTCTCCTGCAAGCAGTGGGGCACGCACGAGATCGAGGGCATCGGCGACGGGTTCGTCCCGGAGAACCTGGACCCGACCCTCATGGACGGCGTGGTGTCGCTCGAGAGCCAGGCGGCCATCGACAGGGCCCGCTCGCTGGCCGAGTCCGAGGGGATCTTCTGCGGGATATCGAGCGGCGCGAACGTGGAGGGCTGCCGCCGCCTCGCGGAGGAGCGAGAGGACGTCGACGAGATCGTCACGATCATCTGCGACACCGGCCACCGGTACTTCACGACGAAGCTCTTCGAACCCGACCACGAAATCGACGTCCCCGACCGCGACCACCCCCTCGACGACTACTCGAAGGAGGTACTGGCGGAACACCAGGACGACTGGCACATCGTGGAGTAG
- a CDS encoding nucleotidyltransferase family protein yields MPNAQNVRSDAAEGDRNDGPRRVGGVVLAAGRSSRFEGGNKLLAEVDGVPIVERATRTLRESTVDDVAVVVGHEASAVTDALAGVDASVLRNENYDEGQSTSVRIGVELAEQEGWDAVVFMLGDMPFVSPSTVDAVRDAYEAGDGTIVAPAYEGKRGNPVLFGQPHFDDLAAVTGDRGGRRLIEESPDAALVETDDPGVTRDVDYEADLTAYTE; encoded by the coding sequence ATGCCCAACGCTCAAAACGTTCGCTCCGACGCCGCGGAGGGAGACCGGAACGACGGGCCGCGCCGGGTGGGCGGCGTGGTGCTCGCGGCGGGGAGGAGCAGCCGCTTCGAGGGCGGGAACAAGCTCCTCGCGGAGGTCGACGGCGTCCCCATCGTCGAGCGCGCGACCCGGACGCTGCGCGAGTCGACCGTCGACGACGTCGCGGTCGTCGTCGGGCACGAGGCGTCGGCGGTCACCGACGCGCTCGCCGGGGTCGACGCGTCGGTTCTCCGGAACGAGAACTACGACGAGGGCCAGAGCACCTCGGTGCGGATCGGCGTCGAACTCGCCGAGCAGGAGGGCTGGGACGCCGTCGTCTTCATGCTCGGGGACATGCCGTTCGTCAGCCCGTCCACCGTCGACGCGGTGCGGGACGCGTACGAGGCGGGCGACGGAACGATCGTCGCCCCCGCGTACGAGGGGAAGCGAGGGAACCCCGTCCTGTTCGGACAGCCCCACTTCGACGACCTCGCGGCCGTCACCGGCGACCGGGGCGGTCGGCGGCTCATCGAGGAGTCCCCGGACGCTGCGCTCGTCGAGACCGACGACCCGGGCGTCACGAGAGACGTCGACTACGAGGCCGATCTGACCGCGTACACGGAGTGA
- a CDS encoding GNAT family N-acetyltransferase yields MASGETTGSSNGEARAVQATAAGDNPLPNDAQRRVYEYVAERGPVRTDRVRRALFPGDRRALRQHLTMLKRQGVLAEDGDRVSVAVDLEYLASPKTVDPAGLDGPLRLRPANEADRAELVEVVESVAGEGTHVDAAEYAAALSARGALHRRDAERTRAVYVATADDALCGWAHVEASAKSRPRHTGRLAVGVVGDRRGAGVGTHLLEYATEWAASRDYEKLYQNVPRSNQSGIDFLTDRGWQVEATREDHYRLDGSYVDEVILSRAIGD; encoded by the coding sequence ATGGCATCAGGAGAGACCACCGGAAGTTCGAACGGCGAGGCGAGGGCGGTACAGGCGACCGCGGCGGGCGACAACCCGCTGCCGAACGACGCGCAGCGGCGCGTGTACGAGTACGTAGCAGAGCGCGGGCCGGTACGGACCGACCGCGTCCGGCGGGCGCTGTTCCCCGGCGACAGGCGCGCGCTCCGCCAGCACCTGACGATGCTGAAGCGCCAGGGCGTCCTCGCCGAGGACGGCGACCGCGTCAGCGTCGCCGTCGACCTTGAGTATCTCGCGTCCCCGAAGACGGTCGATCCCGCCGGGCTCGACGGGCCGCTTCGGCTCCGGCCGGCGAACGAGGCCGACCGCGCGGAGCTAGTCGAGGTCGTGGAGTCGGTCGCAGGAGAGGGGACACACGTCGACGCGGCGGAGTACGCGGCGGCGCTGTCGGCCCGCGGCGCGCTCCACCGGCGCGACGCGGAGCGCACCCGCGCCGTCTACGTCGCCACCGCCGACGACGCGCTCTGCGGGTGGGCACACGTCGAGGCGTCCGCGAAGTCGCGCCCCCGCCACACGGGCCGGCTCGCGGTCGGCGTCGTCGGGGACCGCCGCGGCGCGGGTGTCGGGACCCACCTGCTCGAGTACGCCACGGAGTGGGCCGCGTCACGTGACTACGAGAAGCTCTACCAGAACGTCCCGCGCTCGAACCAGTCGGGGATCGACTTCCTCACCGACCGCGGCTGGCAGGTGGAGGCGACGCGCGAGGACCACTACCGCCTCGACGGGAGCTACGTCGACGAAGTGATCCTGTCCCGCGCGATCGGCGACTGA
- a CDS encoding DUF2061 domain-containing protein, producing the protein MATGSAFRRPHQNRLRAIVKTLCYRLLMLLITVAVAWVVVGDAGDALNIGLAANLVKTGTYYGYERLWDRISWGVVVAE; encoded by the coding sequence ATGGCCACGGGAAGCGCGTTCCGGCGCCCGCACCAGAACCGCCTGCGGGCGATCGTGAAGACTCTCTGTTACCGGCTGCTCATGCTCCTGATCACCGTCGCCGTCGCGTGGGTCGTCGTCGGCGACGCCGGCGACGCGCTGAACATCGGACTCGCTGCGAACCTCGTGAAGACCGGGACGTACTACGGCTACGAGCGGCTCTGGGACCGTATCTCCTGGGGCGTCGTGGTCGCCGAATAG
- the ade gene encoding adenine deaminase codes for MPDRVDTLVRGTLVNVNTGNLENRAVAIDDGTVVALEERPAERELEANYVAPGLIDAHMHVESSMVTLPRYGEAVVPRGVTSVVHDPHEIANVVGASGVRAVISDAEHTPLKARFTVPSSVPASDLQDCGATLPAETVTELLDEPNVVALGEVMDVPGLLDGDDEVHAKIRAARERGLTVDGHMPRVTGSRLQEAARYLDNDHESISLPEAREKADVGLRVYLREGSSSKNLADLLPLVDEVDTRRLSLCTDDREVTDLVDDGGVDFAVRKAIREGADPVAAVQMATINTAESYDLPFGRIQPGAPADLVLLDDLETWDVDRVLVDGEVDPTDDASSPPSTNVATETVDFDPVSESDLAIAVPDGNESAERVRVIDAVGGLQTDEMVAEVPVQEGTLIADPDADVLSLAVIERHGGGGGIGRGFVHGLGLERGAVGSTIAHDAHNCVVAGADHASMATVANRLRELNGGVAAYDPLEDELSAIALPVAGLMTDEPIEAAYEQFEAVEERAATLGVRDSGLMELSFLALEVIPKVRLTNNGLVDVEAGCYVDVTL; via the coding sequence GTGCCGGACCGCGTCGACACGCTCGTCCGCGGGACGCTGGTGAACGTGAACACCGGGAATCTGGAGAACCGAGCCGTGGCGATCGACGACGGCACCGTGGTCGCGCTGGAAGAGCGGCCCGCGGAACGCGAACTCGAAGCGAACTACGTCGCTCCCGGCCTCATCGACGCGCACATGCACGTCGAGTCGAGCATGGTGACGCTCCCTCGGTACGGGGAGGCCGTCGTTCCGCGGGGCGTGACGAGCGTCGTGCACGACCCGCACGAGATCGCGAACGTGGTCGGGGCGTCCGGCGTCCGCGCCGTGATCAGCGACGCCGAGCACACGCCGCTGAAGGCGCGGTTCACCGTCCCCTCTAGCGTCCCGGCGTCCGACCTGCAGGACTGCGGCGCGACGCTCCCCGCCGAGACCGTGACGGAACTGCTCGACGAACCCAACGTCGTCGCCCTCGGCGAGGTGATGGACGTCCCGGGGCTGCTCGACGGCGACGACGAGGTCCACGCGAAGATCCGGGCCGCGCGGGAGCGCGGCCTGACCGTCGACGGGCACATGCCCCGGGTCACCGGCTCGCGGCTGCAGGAGGCCGCGCGGTACCTCGACAACGACCACGAGAGCATCTCGCTGCCCGAGGCGCGCGAGAAGGCCGACGTCGGCCTCCGCGTGTACCTCCGCGAGGGCTCCTCCAGCAAGAACCTCGCCGACCTGCTGCCGCTCGTCGACGAGGTGGACACGCGTCGCCTCTCGCTCTGTACCGACGACCGCGAGGTAACGGACCTGGTGGACGACGGCGGGGTCGACTTCGCGGTGCGGAAGGCGATCCGTGAGGGCGCCGACCCCGTCGCCGCCGTCCAGATGGCGACGATAAACACCGCGGAGAGCTACGACCTCCCGTTCGGCCGCATCCAGCCCGGCGCGCCGGCGGACCTCGTGCTCCTCGACGACCTCGAAACGTGGGACGTCGACCGCGTGCTGGTCGACGGCGAGGTCGACCCCACGGACGACGCCTCGTCGCCGCCGTCGACCAACGTCGCGACCGAGACGGTCGACTTCGACCCGGTCTCGGAGTCGGATCTGGCCATCGCGGTACCCGACGGCAACGAGAGCGCCGAGCGGGTCCGCGTCATCGACGCCGTCGGCGGGCTCCAGACCGACGAGATGGTCGCCGAGGTCCCCGTGCAGGAGGGGACGCTGATCGCGGACCCCGACGCGGACGTGCTCTCGCTCGCGGTGATCGAGCGCCACGGCGGGGGCGGCGGGATCGGTCGCGGCTTCGTCCACGGCCTCGGGCTTGAGCGGGGCGCGGTCGGGTCGACGATCGCTCACGACGCCCACAACTGCGTCGTCGCCGGCGCCGACCACGCGTCCATGGCGACGGTCGCGAACCGGCTGCGGGAGCTGAACGGCGGCGTCGCCGCGTACGACCCGCTCGAGGACGAGCTGTCCGCCATCGCGCTGCCCGTCGCCGGCCTGATGACCGACGAGCCGATAGAGGCGGCGTACGAGCAGTTCGAGGCCGTCGAGGAGCGGGCCGCGACGCTCGGCGTGCGAGACAGCGGCCTCATGGAGCTCTCGTTCCTGGCGCTCGAGGTGATCCCGAAGGTGCGGCTCACGAACAACGGGCTCGTCGACGTCGAGGCGGGCTGCTACGTCGACGTGACGCTGTAG
- a CDS encoding uracil-xanthine permease family protein, with product MTERDGSIDLAYGLEDKPPALKAFFLGVQHVAAMIVPATAVALIVGGGVGLSSGDTSFLVQMVLVFSGLATLVQVFPIGPVGARLPVVMGTSFAFVGASIAVGTQYGLDAVFGSIVIAALVEVLIGWQFDRVKRFFPPLVTGLIVMIIGLYLIPVGMDYAAGGVGASDYGAYHNIGLAVLVLGVTVGLNLFSDGAARILSILIGIGVGYVAAIALGVVDFSPVAEAGWFALPVPGKFGFSFEPIPILTFTAIHITAAIESIGDISGITAAEGRNPTDEEISGGLFTDGLGSAIGALFGAFPLTTFSQNVGLINFTGVMSRYVVGISGAVLLVLGFIPKVSAVVTTIPSAVLGGAVLVMFGMIMSSGLRLIFLNERMNRRNMVIIATSIGLGLGVEVRPDALSALPDRATIFFGNAIIMTAIAAIVLNTLVPRESETDIDSAEVSGDVDDDLGPDAVTTSED from the coding sequence TAGAAGACAAACCGCCGGCGTTGAAGGCGTTCTTCCTCGGCGTTCAGCACGTCGCGGCGATGATCGTGCCGGCGACCGCGGTGGCCCTCATCGTCGGCGGCGGTGTCGGGCTGAGTTCCGGGGACACGTCGTTCCTGGTGCAGATGGTACTGGTGTTCTCGGGGCTGGCCACGCTGGTACAGGTGTTCCCGATCGGTCCGGTCGGCGCGCGATTGCCGGTCGTGATGGGGACGAGCTTCGCCTTCGTCGGCGCGTCGATAGCCGTCGGCACCCAGTACGGCCTCGACGCAGTGTTCGGGTCGATCGTCATCGCGGCGCTAGTCGAAGTGCTCATCGGCTGGCAGTTCGATCGGGTCAAGCGGTTCTTCCCGCCGCTCGTCACCGGCCTCATCGTGATGATCATCGGGCTGTACCTGATCCCGGTGGGGATGGACTACGCCGCCGGCGGGGTAGGCGCCTCCGACTACGGCGCGTACCACAACATCGGGCTGGCGGTGCTCGTGCTGGGGGTCACCGTCGGGCTGAACCTCTTCAGCGACGGCGCGGCGCGGATACTGAGCATCCTCATCGGCATCGGCGTGGGCTACGTCGCCGCGATCGCGTTAGGCGTCGTGGACTTCTCGCCGGTCGCGGAGGCGGGCTGGTTCGCGCTCCCCGTCCCCGGCAAGTTCGGGTTCTCGTTCGAACCGATCCCGATCCTGACGTTCACGGCGATCCACATCACGGCGGCGATCGAGTCGATCGGCGACATCTCGGGGATCACAGCGGCGGAGGGCCGGAACCCGACGGACGAGGAGATATCGGGCGGCCTCTTCACCGACGGGCTGGGCAGCGCGATCGGCGCGCTGTTCGGCGCGTTCCCGCTGACGACGTTCTCCCAGAACGTCGGCCTCATCAACTTCACCGGCGTGATGAGCCGCTACGTCGTCGGCATCAGCGGCGCCGTCCTCCTGGTGCTCGGGTTCATCCCGAAGGTCAGCGCCGTCGTGACGACGATCCCGAGCGCGGTGCTCGGGGGCGCGGTGCTGGTCATGTTCGGCATGATCATGTCCAGCGGCCTCCGCCTCATCTTCCTCAACGAGCGGATGAACCGCCGGAACATGGTGATCATCGCGACGTCGATCGGGCTCGGTCTCGGCGTGGAGGTGCGTCCCGACGCGCTCAGTGCGCTGCCGGACCGCGCGACCATCTTCTTCGGCAACGCGATCATCATGACCGCCATCGCGGCGATCGTGCTCAACACGCTGGTGCCGCGGGAGTCGGAGACCGACATCGACTCGGCCGAGGTCTCGGGCGACGTCGACGACGACCTGGGACCGGACGCGGTCACGACGAGCGAGGACTGA